A single genomic interval of Oryza sativa Japonica Group chromosome 7, ASM3414082v1 harbors:
- the LOC4342349 gene encoding transcription termination factor MTERF2, chloroplastic, whose translation MAAATLPPSHHRLHLHLHLHTPKPSPPRRLRLAAAAAASRLQNPTTTHYPNLPPPAPPPSTSLVAAEEASLAPRRTYRFPGSVPSSPTLPDTADGGLAAAAAVADDAVLRRALEVRRAVAGEVLVAALRGGKVGGLTYIRNLTSRMAPFVDRVVVEAAAMRRDRPELAHQSFNARARVYIEESGLVALVKWFKHNSMTYPQIAKVVCSSSGNLEKVRRMIKWLRSIHVKGEYLGRVLAKGDTFLSRSFEELEEIIYYMESCGVRKDWIGHVVGRCPQLLNLSMDELETRVRFYTDMGMNDNDFGTMVYDYPKALGFFSLEEMNSKVQYLKEFGLSTDELGKLMAFKPQLMACSIEERWKPLVKYLYHLNISRDGMKRMLVVQPTIFCLDLETVIAPKVQFLQDIGVRSDAVGGVLVKFPPVLTYSLYKKIRPVVIFLMTKAAVKQEDIGKVIALDPQLLGCSIVRKLEVSVKYLRSLGIYHFVLGQMVTDFPTLLRYNVDVLRPKYQYLRRVMVRPLIDLVEFPRFFSYSLEDRIVPRHQTLVENRINMKLRYMLTGSDEDFSQRVREAVERRARFEAGNVEASDSQATTDGAEATAPASQDGWEADT comes from the exons ATGGCGGCAGCCACTCTCCCACCctcccaccaccgcctccacctccacctccacctccacaccCCCAAACcctccccacctcgccgcctccgcctcgccgccgccgccgccgcgtcgcgcctCCAGAACCCGACAACCACCCACTACCCGaacctcccgccgcccgcgccgccgccctccacctccctcgtcgccgccgaggaggcctccctcgcgccgcgccgcacctACCGCTTCCCCGGCtccgtcccctcctcccccacgcTCCCGGACACTGCGGACGGCGgtctcgccgcggcggccgcggtggcggaCGACGCCGTCCTGCGGCGCGCGCTCGAGGTgcggcgcgcggtggccggGGAGGTGCTTGTGGCGGCGCTCCGAGGCGGGAAGGTGGGCGGGCTGACCTACATCAGGAACCTCACCTCCCGGATGGCGCCGTTCGTggaccgcgtcgtcgtcgaggccgCCGCCATGCGGCGCGACCGCCCCGAGCTCGCGCACCAGTCGTTCAACGCGCGGGCGCGCGTGTACATCGAGGAGTCCGGCCTCGTCGCCCTAGTCAA GTGGTTCAAGCACAACTCCATGACTTATCCCCAAATCGCCAAAGTAGTTTGCTCATCCTCTGGCAATCTGGAGAAAGTGAGAAGGATGATAAAGTGGTTAAGGTCCATTCATGTGAAAGGAGAATATCTAGGACGCGTGCTTGCAAAAGGTGATACTTTTTTGAGCCGCAGTTTTGAAGAACTGGAAGAGATTATTTACTACATGGAAAGCTGCGGTGTTAGAAAAGATTGGATTGGTCATGTGGTTGGTAGGTGTCCACAGTTACTGAATCTGTCCATGGATGAACTGGAGACTCGTGTGAGATTTTATACAGATATGGGCATGAATGATAATGATTTTGGCACCATGGTTTATGATTATCCAAAAGCTCTTGGATTTTTCAGCCTAGAAGAGATGAACAGTAAG GTACAATATCTGAAAGAATTTGGACTGAGCACTGATGAACTTGGAAAGTTGATGGCTTTCAAGCCACAGCTCATGGCCTGCAGCATTGAAGAAAGGTGGAAGCCTCTTGTGAAGTACCTGTATCATCTAAACATTTCACGGGATGGCATGAAGCGTATGTTGGTGGTTCAGCCTACGATCTTCTGTCTTGATTTGGAAACAGTAATTGCACCAAAG GTACAATTTCTACAGGATATTGGTGTGAGGAGTGATGCCGTTGGAGGTGTGCTGGTGAAGTTTCCGCCTGTACTAACTTATAGCCTATACAAGAAAATACGCCCAGTG GTAATATTCCTGATGACGAAAGCCGCAGTAAAACAGGAGGACATCGGCAAGGTCATTGCCCTGGATCCACAGCTCCTGGGCTGTAGCATTGTGCGCAAGCTGGAAGTCAGCGTCAAGTACTTGAGATCGCTGGGCATCTACCACTTCGTGCTTGGTCAGATGGTCACCGATTTCCCAACGCTTCTCAGGTACAACGTGGATGTTCTAAGGCCAAAATACCAGTACCTGCGGCGCGTCATGGTGCGACCGCTGATTGATCTCGTCGAGTTCCCCCG GTTTTTCAGCTACTCTTTGGAGGACAGGATAGTGCCAAGGCACCAAACATTGGTGGAGAACAGGATCAACATGAAGCTGAGATACATGCTAACTGGATCTGACGAAGATTTTTCACAAAGGGTACGAGAAGCTGTTGAGAGGAGAGCCAGATTTGAAGCTGGAAATGTTGAGGCATCAGATTCGCAGGCGACTACCGACGGAGCAGAAGCCACAGCACCAGCATCTCAAGACGGCTGGGAGGCAGATACATAG
- the LOC9266449 gene encoding probable LRR receptor-like serine/threonine-protein kinase At2g16250, with amino-acid sequence MALRARLRRLLVVVILVVVEVVVAQQQQQERLASGSDLAGLFSLRASLGIRAREWPARVDPCGGGWAGVTCRGGRVVGVTVAGFRRTRVGARAPRFAVDGVRNLTALEVFNASGFPLPGEMPAWFGRGLPPPLAVLDLRSAAVNGTLPPDLGVSGNLTSLLLSGNSLSGAVPGSLLSVAGLRFLDLSGNNFTGGLPNVTPVAGGGAASLFNVSGNSLYGVVSDAIGALKGRFQVVDLSSNYFDGVWNVSDGNVDVRMNCFSGAPGQRNRVDCEEFYRRAGVRLGDALAPAPSPETSPGTTTKNNNSRISKGVLIGVIAAAATLMVVFFGALVFCLARQKAGRRGARGRGVDTNEESTRGVRRRDSSVNPVTSPPVAVSPSANSGHKDPVVVSGEFTFEQLVHATGGFGDDNLLKHGHSGDIYHGVFESGSQVVVKKVNAQSVNKHAGELDFYKMYSHERIVPLLGHLAKDEEEFMAYKYMPKGDLTNALHKKPVDTEDGLPSLDWITRLKIATGVAEAMCFLHDECRPPLVHRDIQATSVLLDDKFEVRLGSMSDVCAQQSGGSQSVFSRLLRSSRSLDKNISGPPATCSYDVYCFGKVMLELVTGNFGVSGSNDAASEEWMTNTLNRIDMNDKESISRIIDPLLIVDEDHLEEVWAMAIVAKTCLNSKPSRRPSARYVLRALENPLKILRMASRSNSARLRSSSSRSSWQSAFLQGNRYQSLETASSSGQMLDRKHSTRSHGSGGETSFSFKRASREIAPEPEGFEENVVV; translated from the exons ATGGCGCTGCGGGCGCGGTTGAGGCGGTTGCTGGTGGTGGTGATCCTCGtcgtggtggaggtggtggtggcgcagcagcagcagcaggagaggtTGGCGTCGGGGTCGGATTTGGCGGGGCTGTTCAGCCTGCGGGCGTCGCTGGGGATACGGGCGAGGGAGTGGCCGGCGAGGGTGGACCCGTGCGGTGGCGGGTGGGCCGGGGTCACCTGCCGCGGGGGGCGCGTCGTCGGGGTCACCGTCGCCGGGTTCCGCCGCACGCGGGTGGGCGCACGGGCGCCGAGGTTCGCCGTCGACGGGGTGAGGAACCTCACGGCGCTGGAGGTGTTCAATGCCTCCGGGTTCCCGCTCCCGGGGGAGATGCCGGCGTGGTTCGGGCgcggcctcccgccgccgctcgccgtgctcgacctccgctccgccgcggTCAATGGCACGCTCCCGCCCGATCTCGGCGTGTCAGGGAACCTCACGAGCTTGCTCCTCTCGGGAAACAGCCTCTCCGGCGCCGTGCCGGGGTCGCTGCTGTCTGTCGCCGGGCTTCGGTTTCTTGACCTCTCCGGCAACAATTTCACCGGCGGGCTGCCGAATGTCACCCCCGTCGCCGGTGGTGGAGCCGCCTCGCTGTTCAACGTTTCTGGGAATTCGCTGTATGGTGTGGTCAGCGATGCCATTGGGGCCCTCAAGGGGAGGTTCCAGGTGGTGGACCTGTCAAGCAACTACTTCGATGGGGTTTGGAATGTGTCTGATGGAAATGTAGATGTTAGGATGAATTGCTTCTCCGGTGCGCCAGGTCAGCGCAACCGTGTTGATTGTGAAGAGTTCTATAGGAGGGCAGGGGTGAGGCTTGGTGATGCTCTAGCTCCCGCACCTTCGCCGGAGACATCAccggggacgacgacgaagaaTAATAACAGTAGGATATCCAAGGGTGTACTGATTGGAGTTATTGCTGCCGCGGCAACGCTGATGGTTGTGTTTTTTGGTGCATTGGTATTCTGCTTGGCAAGGCAGAAGGCGGGAAGAAGAGGCGCACGCGGGAGAGGGGTGGATACAAATGAGGAAAGCACACGTGGCGTGCGCAGGAGGGATAGTAGTGTAAACCCGGTGACATCACCACCAGTAGCAGTGTCCCCAAGTGCCAATTCTGGACATAAGGATCCGGTTGTTGTTTCCGGTGAATTTACCTTTGAGCAGTTGGTCCATGCCACAGGCGGGTTTGGAGATGACAACCTCCTCAAGCATGGGCACTCTGGGGATATTTACCATGGTGTCTTTGAGAGTGGATCCCAGGTTGTTGTCAAGAAGGTCAACGCACAGAGCGTCAACAAGCATGCAGGTGAATTGGACTTCTATAAAATGTATTCCCATGAGAGGATTGTTCCGTTGCTCGGACATTTGGCAAAGGATGAAGAGGAATTTATGGCTTACAAGTATATGCCTAAGGGGGACTTGACCAATGCATTGCACAAGAAACCTGTGGACACAGAAGATGGCTTGCCATCATTGGATTGGATAACAAGACTGAAGATTGCAACAGGTGTGGCTGAGGCCATGTGCTTCCTTCACGATGAGTGCCGCCCGCCATTAGTCCACAG AGATATCCAAGCAACTAGCGTTCTTCTTGATGATAAATTTGAAGTGCGACTTGGGAGTATGAGTGATGTATGTGCCCAGCAAAGTGGGGGAAGCCAGAGTGTCTTCTCTCGGTTGTTGAGATCATCAAG GTCGCTTGATAAGAACATATCAG GCCCACCAGCAACTTGTTCTTATGATGTTTACTGCTTTGGAAAGGTGATGCTTGAACTAGTAACAGGCAACTTTGGTGTAAGTGGATCAAACGATGCTGCCTCCGAAGAGTGGATGACAAACACACTAAACCGCATCGACATGAACGACAAGGAGAGCATTTCTAGGATCATCGATCCTTTGCTTATTGTCGACGAGGATCATCTCGAAGAGGTGTGGGCCATGGCAATCGTCGCGAAGACATGCCTGAATTCAAAGCCATCAAGGCGGCCTTCTGCTCGGTACGTTCTGAGAGCCCTGGAGAACCCGCTAAAGATTCTGCGAATGGCGTCCCGCTCCAATTCAGCAAGACTCAGGAGCTCATCATCCCGGAGCTCCTGGCAGTCTGCTTTCCTTCAAGGAAACCGGTACCAGAGCCTTGAAACCGCGTCGTCGTCAGGGCAAATGCTTGACAGGAAACATTCAACTAGATCACATGGAAGCGGAGGAGAGACTTCCTTCTCCTTCAAGAGGGCTTCCAGGGAGATTGCTCCGGAGCCAGAAGGGTTCGAGGAGAATGTTGTCGTGTAG